Within Massilia endophytica, the genomic segment CAGCAGGCGCTCCAGCTGGCGCGCCACGGCGTCGCCCGTGTCGATCAGCGTCACGGGCTGCTTCGCGTGCGCCGCCACGATGCGCTCGATTACGCCGCGCATGAAGGGATAGTGGGTGCAGCCCAGTACCAGCGTGTCCGCCCCGGCTTCGAGCAGGGGCACGACATAGCCTTCGAGCAGCGCCACCGTGGCTTCGGTCTCCAGCTCCCCCAGCTCGATGCGGTCCACCAGTCCAATGCAGGGCTGGAGCAGGAATTCGTAGCCACTGGCGGCAGCGACCTGGTCGCGCAGCTGGAGGAACTTTTCCCCCTGGAGCGTGCGGTCGGTGGCCAGCACGCCGATCTTGCCGGTACGGGTGGCCGCGGCGCCGGGCTTGAGCCCCGGCTCGACGCCGACGATGGGCATGCCGGGGTAGGTCATGCGGACAGCGCGGATGGCCGCCACGGTCGCCGTATTGCAGGCTACGACCAGCGCCTTCACGCCCTGTTCGACGAGGAAGGCCGTAATGGCGAGCGAACGGGCGACCAGCCAGTCCTCGCTGCGGTCGCCATAGGGCGCGTAGCCGGAATCGGCGAAGTAGATGAGGTGTTCCCGCGGGAGCCGCGCATGGATGTGGCGCAGCACGGACAGCCCCCCGACACCGGAGTCGAAGACGCCGATGGGCGCATCGGCGGTGAAGGAGGGCGGAAGATGAGTCATGGGACTCAGGCCGTTTCGAGGGCCTTCAGCTTTTCGATCTTCACCGCCCATTCTTTCGGGCCGGTGTTGTGCACCGAGGTGCCGGTGGAATCGACAGCCACGGTCACGGGCATGTCCACCACGTCGAACTCGTAGATCGCTTCCATGCCCAGGTCTTCGAAGCCCACCACCTTGGCGTTCTTGATCGCCTTGGACACGAGGTAGGCCGCGCCGCCCACCGCCATCAGGTAGGCCGACTTGTGCTTCTGGATCGCCTCGATGGCCGCCGGGCCGCGTTCGGCCTTGCCCACCATGGAAATCAGGCCGGTCTTCTCCAGCATCATGTCGGTGAACTTGTCCATGCGGGTGGCGGTGGTGGGGCCTGCCGGGCCGACCACTTCGTCGCGCACCGGGTCGACCGGGCCCACGTAGTAGATGACGCGGTTGGTGAAGTCCACCGGCAGCGGCTCGCCCTTGGCCAGCATGTCCTGGATGCGCTTGTGCGCGGCGTCGCGGCCGGTCAGCATCTTGCCGTTCAGGAGCAGGGTCTGGCCCGGCTTCCACGAGGCCACTTCTTCCTTGGTCAGCGTGTTCAGGTCGACGCGCTTGGACTTTTCGGTGTCCGGCGCCCAGCTCACGTCCGGCCAGGTCGAAATCGCAGGCGGTTCGATGTAGGCGGGGCCAGAGCCGTCCAGCGTGAAGTGGGCGTGGCGGGTGGCCGCGCAGTTCGGGATCATGGCCACAGGCTTGGAGGCGGCGTGGGTCGGGTACATATTGATCTTCACGTCCAGCACCGTGGTAAGGCCGCCCAGGCCTTGCGCGCCGATGCCCAGGGCATTGATCTTGTCGCACAGTTCGATACGCAGTTCTTCCAGCTTGTTCTGCGGGCCGCGCTTTTTCAGCTCGTACATATCGATGTCTTCCATCAGCGACTCCTTGGCCAGCAGCATGGCCTTTTCGGCGCTGCCGCCGATGCCGATGCCCAGCATGCCCGGCGGGCACCAGCCGGCGCCCATCAGCGGCACGGTCTTCAGCACCCAGTCCACCAGGGAGTCGGAAGGATTCAGCATCACGAACTTGGTCTTGTTCTCGGAGCCGCCGCCTTTGGCGGCCACCATCACGTCCACCTTGTCGCCTTCCACCAGTTCCATATGGACCACGGCAGGCGTATTGTCCTTGGTGTTCTTGCGCTCGAAGTGCGGGTCGGCCACGATGGAGGCGCGCAGCTTGTTGTCGGCAAAGTTGTAGGCGCGGCGCACGCCTTCATTCACGGCGTCCGTCACCGTGCCCTTGAAGCCTTCGAAGCGCACGCCCATGCCGATCTTGAGGAAGACGTTCACCAGGCCCGTATCCTGGCAGATCGGGCGCTTGCCTTCCGCGCACATGCGCGAATTGGTCAGGATCTGCGCGATCGCATCCTTGGCGGCCGGGCTCTGTTCCGCCTCATAGGCGCGCGCCAGGTGCTCGATGTAGTCGGCGGGATGGTAATAGCTGATGTACTGCAGCGCTGCCGCTACGGATTCAATCAGGTCGTCTTGCTTGATGATGGTCATGAAATGCTCGCTAATAGGGCGGCTGGCGCCAGGACAAATGCACGCCATTCTACACGGGGCTGTCAGGACTTGCAGTCGACGGTATCGGTCAGGCCGGCTTACCAATGGTTTACAGATGGAAGAAAGCGCACAACCGAGTGCAACAGATAGTTCCATAATGAAACAAACAATGGTGGAGACAGCGATGAGAGCAGGACTGATGGTAAGAGCGGCGCTGCTGCTGACGGTAGTTGGGATGGCACCGGGGAGCGTCGCGGGTCCCGTGCTGGTGGGACTGCATACCGCGGCGCCTGACGTGCTGGTCGCGGTTGTGCTAGGCAATCCTGGCGAAGAGGACGGGTTTACCAGCGTGCCGGATACCGTAGATCTCGACCCGGCGCACTGGCGCGTGAACGGGTTGGCACCGGTAGCGCTGTCCCGCATTTCGATGCCGGTCGAGGAGGACCGGATCAACTGGAGCACCCTCAAATACCCGGTCACCGTACAGCACAAGCTCTACCTGCGCCTGAATCAGCCGGTGCAGGAGGGCGCTGCGTACAGCGTTAGCGGACCCTACGGCACACGCAGCATGATTTTCGACAGCGCTTCGACCTTCTGCGAATCGATCAAAGTGAACCAGGTAGGTTATAGCCCGCGCGGCAGCTCGCGTTTTGCCAATTTCGGTGCCTATATGGGAACTGGCGGATCAATTCGCTTTGCCGCGCCGCCCGCCTACGAGGTCGCCGACGCCGACAGTGGCATCGTGGTCGCCAGCGGGACTGCCGTGTACATGGGCGACGAAACCTATACCGGCGCAGCAGACGATCCCAACCGCAGCAAAATGGTGTCGGGGGAACATGTCTACCGGCTTGGCCTGAACAGCGTGCCGGTGGGGGGGCCCTACTATGTCAAAGTGCCAGGCTGCGGCCGTTCTTACGCTTTCGGCGTGGGCGATGCGTACGTGCGTGAGGCGGCCTACGTGGCTACGCGCGGGCTGTATCACCAGCGCTGCGGTATCGCGCTGGAGCAGCCTTACACCGATTTCACACGGGCCATTTGTCATCCCCAGATCGCCCATACCCGCGCCACCCCGGACACGGATCGAGGAGTGCCCGTGCCGCCGGGTTACGAGATCCATCCTATGTCGGGCGGGCACCACGACGCTGGAAATTTCCAGCGCTTGTACGAGCATATGATGATCCCGGTACTGATGATGGGCTATTACGAAGCCTTTCCCGGCAACTTCGTCGACAGCCAGTACAACCTGCCCGAATCGGGCAACGGGATTCCCGATTTCCTGGACGAGGCCCTGTGGGCCGTGAAGAGCTGGGAAAACCTGCAAATCCAGGATCCACTCGACACCGAATATGGCGGCGTGATGGCCGGTACGGTGGAGCAACCGGGCGAGATTAACAACTTCTACGGTTTTGGCAGCGCGGCGAATACCCCGGGCCTGCAAGGCACTTGGCCCGTTACCATGAAAGCCACCGCCATGGCGGCTGGGCTGTTCGCCCAGGCTTCGCGGCTGCTGCGGCCTTTTGACCCTGAGCGTGCAAATGTCCTGCTAAATCGGGCTGAGCTGGCATGGGCCTTTGTGACCAGCCGCGCCGACATCAATACGCCGGCTGTGCATTTCATGTACGGAGCGCTTCAAATATACCTCGCGACCGGGAACGCGGCAGCGCATGCAGCGTTCAAGCACACCGTCCAACTGGTGGTGATCACCCCGACGCCCACGAGCTGGCCGGAGGTCTGGCTGCCCGGGAATATTTCCTCCACTACGCAGACGCCGCATTTCATCAGCTATCTGCTGCCCAACGGAATGCCGAAAGACGCGGTTCTGTTCTCCAGCCTGAGCGACAAGGTGCTTCAGCAGGCCGAGGAGGGCACCTATATGGGCCCACCCCCGGAAAATCTGCCCTATCCCCAAGGAGTATCCAAATTTCTCGGTTGGGGGTCTGGCACAGCCCAAGGCCGCTATGCTGACCTCTACGCCTTTGCCTGGTTGCTGACCAGCGATCCCGCGCGCAAGCAGAAATACGTCAATGCGGTCAGCCAGTACGCCGACTACGCGATGGGATTGAATCCGCTGGGCATGTCCTATTACACCGGTCTGGGCTGGGAACAGCCAAACAGCCCGCTTCATGAGGACTCATACTTCACCAAGTACGGCGCCTCGGACGGTATCACCAGCGACCACGTAGGCCGGCGGATCGGCAACGTGCCCGGCATGCTGGTGCTTGGTCCAGTTGGCGGCGCCAGCGGGCAGGGGTACCAGATGGCGGTGACCAACAAAGTCTATCCGCCGATCGACACCGAGATGCCCCCCATGCGCCGGTTCGCGCATGGCTGGTCCTTCGTGCATGGCAATGAGATGACGACAGCCGGCACCAACATCTGGAATCTTGTCATGTTGGGTTTCCTGTACAACGCCAGCGCCGACGCGACCGGAGTGAACTGCACCTCGCCACAGCCACTGATCGACAGCGAGCAACAAAGTTGCCCTTCAGGTCAGGTCGGTTCCGTCACGCGCCAGCGTACCTACAGCTGTCGCTTGGGACAATGGTCGCCCGATACATGGCAGGCGCTAGGCAACAACTGCACACCGGCCTGTACCGGACCGCAACCGCCGGACGAAAACCGCTATGGCGGCTGCCCGGCCGGTCAAGTCGGCGCAATCGGCGAGACCCGCAGCTACAGCTGTGTCGCCGGCAGCTGGATGGCGGGTACATGGCGGACCACCAGCAATACATGCGCGGTACCACCCCCGCCTGCCCCGATCTGCAAGTACGACCCGCTCGGCAACAGCTTGACCGTCAGTGGATTGAGCACACTGGCCTGCGTGTCGCGCAACGACACCGGCGAGCAGCGTATTCCCGTCGAAGGCCAAGCCAGTTTTGCCGGTGCGCCCGCCAGCGGCATGAAGATCTATACATTCAGCGGCGTCAATCAGTACGGCCATTGTGTAAATCAGGTAGGGCAGGCGAGTTGCATTGTGCCAGTGCCGGCCAATCCCGTATGTACAGTCAGCCCATGGGATGGTTCATTGACCGTCAACGGTTTGGGAACGGAGATTCCCTGCGTGTCGCGCAACGACACCGGGAAGCAGGCGCTGTCGGTCGACGGCAAGGTTGTGTTTAACGACGGAGCGCCAGCTGCCGGTATGAAAATTTACACCTTCAGCGACATCAATCTTTATGGCCATTGCGTGAATCAGGTGGGGCAGCACAGTTGCACTGCAATACCGGCACCGACGCCTGCATGCACGGTCAATACCGACGGCTCATTGCTCGTCAACGGCCTGAATGCGAGCATCGCTTGCGTATCGCGCAACGATACGGGTGACTATGCTGTGGTGACGGGTAGCGAGGTAAGCTTCACTGGGGCGCCGCCATCGCCTGCGACGAAGATCTATACGTTCAGCGGTATCAACATCTACGGAGCCTGTGTCCAGCAGGTAGGCCAACTGAGCTGCACTACCGCTCCCTGAATCGGTGCCCGCTCGCTGGCCGGGCGGCTCACCCACAGCTCCCGGTTCAGTGGACCCGTCCGTCCTTGTGCGTAGCGGTCATAAGGCGGTCGGTATAGGCGATTGCCATGGCGGAGAGTAGGAAGACGACGTGAATGACGGTTTGCGCCACCAGTACCTTGACATCGTAGGCACCGGCGTTGATGAAGGTCTTGAGCAGGTGGATGGACGAGATGCCGATGATCGCCATCGCCAGCTTCGTCTTGAGCACGGAGGCGTTCACGTGCGACAGCCATTCCGGCTGGTCCGGGTGGCCTTCCAGGTGCATGCGCGACACGAAGGTCTCGTAGCCGCCCACGATCACCATGATCAGCAGGTTCGAGATCATGACCACGTCGATCAGGCCCAGCACCACCAGCATGATGGTCGATTCGTTCAGCTTCGTGGGAACGGCGGCGCCCGGCACGGCCACGGCCTGGAAGATGTGCTGCAGCGAGGCTTCGTTGCCCAGGGCCGCGCCGATCAGGTCCTTCAGTTCGACCCAGAAGTGGAACACGTACACGCACTGCGCGAGGATCAGGCCCAGGTAAAGGGGCAGCTGCAGCCAGCGCGACATGAAGATAAACGCGGGAATGGCGCTGAGGCGGTGGCCTTCCTGGCGCTGTGGATCGATCATCTGAACTTGCTCCTTGTGCGAAATCGAAAACACCCGACATTCTACACGCGCGGCAGCTCTGCCGCAGCTCCGGGCGGCGCGCCTGCCGAGCCCACACATGGCAAAAACGCTGCCGAAACTGCATAATTGTCTTTGCTGCCAAACCGGGACGCCCCGGCTGTAAGGGGGCTGTAAGCGCGCTCCCTTAATGTTTTGGCAAACTTATGACCATAATGGAGACAAGCATGACCGCAACAGCACAAGGCACCGAGCAGCAAGGACCCATGGAATCGCGCATCTTTGCGCCCCCGGCGGCGTTCGCGGCGCAGGCCACCGTCTCCGGCATGGAGGCATACAAGGCGCTGTGCGACGAAGCCGCGCGCGACTACGAGGGCTTCTGGGCCCGCCTGGGCCGCGAGCACGTGGAATGGCAGACGCCTTTCACGCGCACCCTGAACGAAGACAATGCCCCCTTCTACAAGTGGTATGAGGACGGCAAGCTGAATGTGTCCTACAACTGCCTGGACCGCAACCTGAAGAACGGCAACGCGGACAAGACCGCCATCATCTTCGAGGCGGACGACGGCGCCGTGACCCGCGTGAGCTACAAGGAGCTGCACGAGAAGGTCTGCAAGTTCGCCAACGGCCTGAAGTCGCTCGGCATCAAAAAGGGCGACCGCGTCATCATCTACATGTCCATGTCCGTTGAAGGCGTGGCCGCCATGCAGGCCTGCGCGCGCATCGGCGCCACGCACTCCGTGGTGTTCGGCGGCTTCTCGGCCAAGTCCCTGCAGGAGCGCATCATCGACGCGGGCGCCGTGGCGGTCATCACCGGCGACGAGCAGCTGCGCGGCGGCAAGCAGCTGCCCTTGAAGGCCATCGTCGACGAGGCGCTGGGCATGGGCGGCTGCGATTCGATCAGGAACGTCATCGTGTACAAGCGCACGGGCGGCAATGCCAATATGGTGGCGGGCCGCGACCTGTGGCTGCACGAGCTGGTGGAAAAGCAGTCCGCCGAATGCGAACCGGAATGGGTGGATGCCGAGCATCCGCTGTTCATCCTCTACACCTCCGGCTCCACCGGCACGCCGAAGGGCGTGCAGCACTCCAGCGGCGGCTACCTGCTGTGGGCCGCGCTCACCATGAAGTGGACCTTCGACCTGAAACCGAACGATGTGTACTGGTGCACCGCCGATATCGGCTGGGTCACCGGCCACACCTACATCGCCTACGGCCCCACGGCGGTGGGCGCAACCCAGCTGATTTTCGAAGGCATTCCCACCTACCCGAACGCGGGCCGCTTCTGGGAGAACATCGCCAAGCACAAGGTCAGCATCTTCTACACCGCGCCAACCGCCATCCGTTCGCTGATCAAGGCGGCGGACGTGGACCCGAAAGTCCATCCGAAGAACTTCGACCTGTCGTCCCTGCGCCTGCTGGGCACCGTGGGCGAGCCGATCAATCCGGAAGCCTGGATGTGGTACTACCGTAACGTGGGCGGCGAGAAGTGCCCCATCGTGGACACCTTCTGGCAGACCGAAACCGGCGGCCACATGATCACGCCGCTGCCCGGCGCCACGCCCATGGTGCCGGGTTCCTGCACCTTGCCGCTGCCGGGCATCATGGCCGCCATCGTGGACGAATCGGGCGCCGATGTGGCGAACGGGCAGGGCGGCATCCTGGTGGTAAAGCGTCCATGGCCTTCGATGATCCGCACCATCTGGGGCAATCCCGAGCGCTTCAAGTCCAGCTACTTCCCCGAAGAGCTGGGCGGCAAGTACTACCTTGCTGGCGACGGCGCCATCCGCAACAAGGATACGGGCTACTTCACCATCACCGGCCGCATCGACGATGTGCTGAACGTGTCCGGCCACCGCATGGGCACCATGGAGATCGAATCGGCGCTGGTGGCCAACCCGCTGGTGGCCGAAGCGGCCGTGGTGGGCAAGCCGGACGAAACCACCGGCGAATCCATCTGCGCCTTCGTGGTGCTCAAGCAGACCCGCCCCACCGGCGAGGAAGCGAAGAAGCTGGCGCTGGAGCTGCGCAACTGGGTCGGCAAGGAGATCGGCCCGATTGCGAAGCCGAAGGAGATCCGTTTCGGCGACAATCTGCCGAAGACCCGCTCCGGCAAGATCATGCGCCGCCTGCTGCGCGTGCTGGCCAAGGGCGAGGCGATCACGCAGGACGTGTCCACCCTTGAAAACCCGGCGATCCTGGAGCAGCTGAAGGAAACCGCCTGACGCGGGTATAATCGGCGCATGCAAGCTTTCCGCATCCTGCTCCTCGCCTTCCTGCTCGTCTTCGGCACATCCGTTGCCGTGGCGAAGTCGGTGCACACCTGCTGTGCAGGAGGCGACTGCGCCATTACGCAGTGCGTGGATATGGGCTGCGCACCGGTGTGCGCTCCCATGGCGGCGGCAGATACGTATGCCGTTGCCGCGGCGCCGGTCCGGGATGCGTTCCCGGCGCTGGAGACTGGCGCTCCGCCCGAGCTGGCGGAAGAAATCTGGACACCGCCCGATTGAGATATGGGCAGCCTCAAAAAACATATCTCAACCAAGTAAAGGAATCCGTTATGAAATCGAAAGCAATGAAAATCGGTGCAGCCCTCGGCCTGCTGCTGGCATCCGCCGCTGCGCTGGCAGCGAACACCGGCTGCTGCGACAGCATCGCCTGCTGCCTGCAGATGATCGGCTGCTGCTAATCCGGCAGTAAGCTAGGGAAGGGCCGCTTGCCATTTTGGCGGCGGCCCTTTTTTCATATGGCAGCGCGCCCGCTCACGCATGGTGAAGTCTCGCTGGCGAAGCAGCTCTTCGGCGACGCCATCGACTACGCGCGTGTGCGCATTCATGACCGCGGCTACTTCTGGCGCTTCCAGAGCCGCCACACGGCCGTTGCGCCGAACGGGCAGATCTACTTCAACCACGAAGACTTCCTTACCGATTTTTCGCAGTCCGGCCCGAAAGGCATCCACTGGTTCATGCACGAGATGGTGCACGTTTGGCAGTGGCAGCAGGGCTACCGCCTGCGCCTGCGCGGCGCCTGCCGCATCGGCCTCTCCTACCGCTACGAACTCGCGCCAGGCAAAGAGCTGGGCGATTACAACATGGAGGCGCAGGGCGACCTGCTGGCGGACTACTTCATGCTCCGGTTCTTCAACGCCCACTCCGTGCTCGCCCAGCCGCAGTATGCCGATGCGCTGCCGCTGTTCGAGCAGGTGCTGAGCGGTTTCCTCAGCCAGCCCGCATCGCAGCGCCACCTGCCGGGCGGAACACGCGGGCGTTCCCGCATCTTCCATTCAAAGGTAAAGCATCGCCACTCCCATCGCGACGAAGGCGCAGGCTGAGGCCTTGCGCATGGCTGACAGGCGCCGTGGGCTGGTAAGCCAGTGGCGTGCGCGGTGCGTGATCAGAACGAAGACGGCGTGCGCGCAGACGGCGCAGGCGGCGAACGTCGCCGTCAGGATCAGGAACTGGGGCCAGAGCGGACGGTCAGTGCGCACGAACTGGGGGAAGAGGGCGGCAAAGAACAGCAGGCCTTTCGGGTTGGTCAGCGCCACCAGCATGCCCTGGGCGAAAAGGCCGCGGCCTTGTCCTGCGGCCCCGGCCAGCGACGCATTGCGCGCGCTCCATTGCCGCGCGCCGAGATAGACGAGGTACGCCCCGCCTGCCAGCTTCAGGGCAAGGAAGGCGTTCGGTGAATTGCGCATCAGGCTCGCGACGCCCATCGCCGCAACGCTGGCGATCACGCAGATCCCGAGGGCATTTCCGGCGGAGCCGAGCAGTGCTTTGCGGCCGCCATGCTGCAGCGTGTTCGAGACAGTGAGCAGCACGGCCTGTCCCGGCGTGAAGGCCGTGAGCAGGCTCGCCGCAAGATAG encodes:
- a CDS encoding fumarate hydratase; this encodes MTIIKQDDLIESVAAALQYISYYHPADYIEHLARAYEAEQSPAAKDAIAQILTNSRMCAEGKRPICQDTGLVNVFLKIGMGVRFEGFKGTVTDAVNEGVRRAYNFADNKLRASIVADPHFERKNTKDNTPAVVHMELVEGDKVDVMVAAKGGGSENKTKFVMLNPSDSLVDWVLKTVPLMGAGWCPPGMLGIGIGGSAEKAMLLAKESLMEDIDMYELKKRGPQNKLEELRIELCDKINALGIGAQGLGGLTTVLDVKINMYPTHAASKPVAMIPNCAATRHAHFTLDGSGPAYIEPPAISTWPDVSWAPDTEKSKRVDLNTLTKEEVASWKPGQTLLLNGKMLTGRDAAHKRIQDMLAKGEPLPVDFTNRVIYYVGPVDPVRDEVVGPAGPTTATRMDKFTDMMLEKTGLISMVGKAERGPAAIEAIQKHKSAYLMAVGGAAYLVSKAIKNAKVVGFEDLGMEAIYEFDVVDMPVTVAVDSTGTSVHNTGPKEWAVKIEKLKALETA
- the murI gene encoding glutamate racemase translates to MTHLPPSFTADAPIGVFDSGVGGLSVLRHIHARLPREHLIYFADSGYAPYGDRSEDWLVARSLAITAFLVEQGVKALVVACNTATVAAIRAVRMTYPGMPIVGVEPGLKPGAAATRTGKIGVLATDRTLQGEKFLQLRDQVAAASGYEFLLQPCIGLVDRIELGELETEATVALLEGYVVPLLEAGADTLVLGCTHYPFMRGVIERIVAAHAKQPVTLIDTGDAVARQLERLLEGAGLLRPSGTSALDVFTSGDAPALSAAFKALLGLAPAVMAVEIPAI
- the acs gene encoding acetate--CoA ligase, which translates into the protein MTATAQGTEQQGPMESRIFAPPAAFAAQATVSGMEAYKALCDEAARDYEGFWARLGREHVEWQTPFTRTLNEDNAPFYKWYEDGKLNVSYNCLDRNLKNGNADKTAIIFEADDGAVTRVSYKELHEKVCKFANGLKSLGIKKGDRVIIYMSMSVEGVAAMQACARIGATHSVVFGGFSAKSLQERIIDAGAVAVITGDEQLRGGKQLPLKAIVDEALGMGGCDSIRNVIVYKRTGGNANMVAGRDLWLHELVEKQSAECEPEWVDAEHPLFILYTSGSTGTPKGVQHSSGGYLLWAALTMKWTFDLKPNDVYWCTADIGWVTGHTYIAYGPTAVGATQLIFEGIPTYPNAGRFWENIAKHKVSIFYTAPTAIRSLIKAADVDPKVHPKNFDLSSLRLLGTVGEPINPEAWMWYYRNVGGEKCPIVDTFWQTETGGHMITPLPGATPMVPGSCTLPLPGIMAAIVDESGADVANGQGGILVVKRPWPSMIRTIWGNPERFKSSYFPEELGGKYYLAGDGAIRNKDTGYFTITGRIDDVLNVSGHRMGTMEIESALVANPLVAEAAVVGKPDETTGESICAFVVLKQTRPTGEEAKKLALELRNWVGKEIGPIAKPKEIRFGDNLPKTRSGKIMRRLLRVLAKGEAITQDVSTLENPAILEQLKETA
- a CDS encoding YqhA family protein, which produces MIDPQRQEGHRLSAIPAFIFMSRWLQLPLYLGLILAQCVYVFHFWVELKDLIGAALGNEASLQHIFQAVAVPGAAVPTKLNESTIMLVVLGLIDVVMISNLLIMVIVGGYETFVSRMHLEGHPDQPEWLSHVNASVLKTKLAMAIIGISSIHLLKTFINAGAYDVKVLVAQTVIHVVFLLSAMAIAYTDRLMTATHKDGRVH
- a CDS encoding Rhs element Vgr protein, whose amino-acid sequence is MAARPLTHGEVSLAKQLFGDAIDYARVRIHDRGYFWRFQSRHTAVAPNGQIYFNHEDFLTDFSQSGPKGIHWFMHEMVHVWQWQQGYRLRLRGACRIGLSYRYELAPGKELGDYNMEAQGDLLADYFMLRFFNAHSVLAQPQYADALPLFEQVLSGFLSQPASQRHLPGGTRGRSRIFHSKVKHRHSHRDEGAG
- a CDS encoding glycoside hydrolase family 9 protein, with the translated sequence MRAGLMVRAALLLTVVGMAPGSVAGPVLVGLHTAAPDVLVAVVLGNPGEEDGFTSVPDTVDLDPAHWRVNGLAPVALSRISMPVEEDRINWSTLKYPVTVQHKLYLRLNQPVQEGAAYSVSGPYGTRSMIFDSASTFCESIKVNQVGYSPRGSSRFANFGAYMGTGGSIRFAAPPAYEVADADSGIVVASGTAVYMGDETYTGAADDPNRSKMVSGEHVYRLGLNSVPVGGPYYVKVPGCGRSYAFGVGDAYVREAAYVATRGLYHQRCGIALEQPYTDFTRAICHPQIAHTRATPDTDRGVPVPPGYEIHPMSGGHHDAGNFQRLYEHMMIPVLMMGYYEAFPGNFVDSQYNLPESGNGIPDFLDEALWAVKSWENLQIQDPLDTEYGGVMAGTVEQPGEINNFYGFGSAANTPGLQGTWPVTMKATAMAAGLFAQASRLLRPFDPERANVLLNRAELAWAFVTSRADINTPAVHFMYGALQIYLATGNAAAHAAFKHTVQLVVITPTPTSWPEVWLPGNISSTTQTPHFISYLLPNGMPKDAVLFSSLSDKVLQQAEEGTYMGPPPENLPYPQGVSKFLGWGSGTAQGRYADLYAFAWLLTSDPARKQKYVNAVSQYADYAMGLNPLGMSYYTGLGWEQPNSPLHEDSYFTKYGASDGITSDHVGRRIGNVPGMLVLGPVGGASGQGYQMAVTNKVYPPIDTEMPPMRRFAHGWSFVHGNEMTTAGTNIWNLVMLGFLYNASADATGVNCTSPQPLIDSEQQSCPSGQVGSVTRQRTYSCRLGQWSPDTWQALGNNCTPACTGPQPPDENRYGGCPAGQVGAIGETRSYSCVAGSWMAGTWRTTSNTCAVPPPPAPICKYDPLGNSLTVSGLSTLACVSRNDTGEQRIPVEGQASFAGAPASGMKIYTFSGVNQYGHCVNQVGQASCIVPVPANPVCTVSPWDGSLTVNGLGTEIPCVSRNDTGKQALSVDGKVVFNDGAPAAGMKIYTFSDINLYGHCVNQVGQHSCTAIPAPTPACTVNTDGSLLVNGLNASIACVSRNDTGDYAVVTGSEVSFTGAPPSPATKIYTFSGINIYGACVQQVGQLSCTTAP
- a CDS encoding LysE family translocator; protein product: MELSLWLPYLAASLLTAFTPGQAVLLTVSNTLQHGGRKALLGSAGNALGICVIASVAAMGVASLMRNSPNAFLALKLAGGAYLVYLGARQWSARNASLAGAAGQGRGLFAQGMLVALTNPKGLLFFAALFPQFVRTDRPLWPQFLILTATFAACAVCAHAVFVLITHRARHWLTSPRRLSAMRKASACAFVAMGVAMLYL